In Rouxiella sp. WC2420, the following proteins share a genomic window:
- the leuC gene encoding 3-isopropylmalate dehydratase large subunit, producing MSKTLYQKLFDAHVVYEAKNETPLLYIDRHLIHEVTTPQAFDGLRAMNRGVRQPGKTFGTMDHNVSTQTKDINASGEMARIQMQELIKNCAEFGIELYDLKHPFQGIVHVMGPEQGLTLPGMTLVCGDSHTSTHGAFGTLAFGIGTSEVEHVLATQTLKQGRAKTMKIEIVGDAPVGITAKDIILAVIGKTGTAGGTGHVVEYCGPAVEALSMEGRMTLCNMSIELGAKAGLVAPDATTYAYLKGRKFAPKGQDWDDAVAYWETIKSDADAVFDQVVTLDVADIAPQVTWGTNPGQVMGVNQTIPYPASFSDPVERASAEKALAYMNLQPGIKLTDVAIDKVFIGSCTNSRIEDLRAAAAVAKGRKVAAGVQAIVVPGSGPVKAQAEEEGLDKIFIDAGFEWRLPGCSMCLAMNNDRLNPGERCASTSNRNFEGRQGRGGRTHLVSPAMAAAAAVAGHFADIRELN from the coding sequence ATGTCCAAAACGTTATATCAAAAATTATTCGATGCGCACGTGGTTTACGAAGCTAAAAACGAAACTCCGTTGCTCTATATCGACCGTCATCTGATTCATGAAGTTACCACCCCGCAGGCCTTTGACGGCCTGCGAGCGATGAATCGTGGCGTGCGCCAGCCGGGTAAAACCTTTGGCACCATGGATCATAACGTTTCAACGCAGACTAAAGATATCAATGCCAGCGGTGAAATGGCGCGCATTCAGATGCAGGAACTTATCAAGAATTGCGCCGAGTTTGGCATTGAATTATACGACCTGAAGCATCCATTCCAGGGCATTGTCCACGTGATGGGTCCTGAACAGGGGCTGACTTTGCCGGGCATGACGCTGGTTTGCGGTGATTCACATACTTCGACTCACGGAGCTTTTGGCACACTGGCCTTTGGTATCGGCACCTCGGAGGTCGAACACGTACTGGCGACGCAAACCTTGAAACAGGGGCGCGCCAAAACCATGAAGATTGAAATTGTCGGCGACGCGCCGGTCGGCATCACGGCCAAAGACATTATTTTGGCCGTGATTGGCAAAACTGGCACCGCCGGTGGTACTGGTCACGTAGTGGAATACTGCGGACCGGCAGTTGAAGCATTGAGCATGGAAGGTCGTATGACCCTGTGCAATATGTCGATCGAGCTGGGTGCCAAAGCTGGTCTGGTTGCTCCTGATGCAACGACCTACGCCTATTTGAAAGGCCGCAAGTTTGCGCCGAAGGGCCAGGATTGGGACGACGCCGTGGCCTATTGGGAAACCATTAAATCCGACGCTGACGCAGTGTTTGATCAGGTGGTAACGTTGGACGTAGCGGATATTGCGCCACAGGTGACATGGGGAACTAACCCGGGGCAGGTGATGGGCGTTAACCAAACGATACCTTATCCGGCCTCTTTCAGTGACCCGGTAGAAAGGGCATCGGCTGAGAAAGCCTTAGCTTATATGAACTTGCAACCGGGCATTAAACTGACCGACGTGGCTATCGATAAAGTCTTTATCGGCTCATGTACCAACTCGCGCATAGAAGATCTGCGCGCGGCGGCGGCGGTTGCCAAAGGGCGCAAGGTGGCGGCAGGCGTACAGGCGATTGTGGTACCAGGTTCCGGCCCGGTCAAGGCACAGGCTGAAGAGGAAGGTCTGGACAAGATCTTTATCGATGCCGGTTTTGAGTGGCGTTTACCGGGTTGCTCGATGTGCCTCGCCATGAACAACGATCGTCTGAATCCAGGAGAGCGCTGTGCCTCTACCAGCAACCGTAATTTCGAAGGCCGTCAAGGTCGCGGAGGCCGGACTCATCTGGTCAGCCCCGCTATGGCAGCAGCCGCAGCGGTTGCCGGTCACTTTGCCGATATCCGCGAACTGAATTAA
- the thiP gene encoding thiamine/thiamine pyrophosphate ABC transporter permease ThiP, which translates to MAERRQPLIPNWLWPGAIAALVILLVAFLALGSLLRHAPALQLKAVWQDSYLWHVIRFTFWQALLSALCSVLPAILLARSLYRRRFPGRQWLLRLCAMTLVLPVLVAVFGILSVYGREGWLAQLFAALGLQYRFSPYGLQGILLAHVFFNLPLVTRLLLQSLENIAIEQRQLAAQLGMNGWQQFKFVEWPALRRQILPAAALIFMLCFASFATVLSLGGGPKATTIELAIYQALSYDYDLGRAALLALIQLFCCLGLVLLSQKLSQALPVGHTHAQRWRDPADSLFRRFSDGLLILLALLLILPPLVAVILSGLNHSLLAVLHQEALWQSLWMSVRLAIGSGLLCLLLAMMLLWSSRELRLRQRNNWGQSLELSGMLILAMPGIVLATGFFLLLSDTSGLPQSPWMLVILTNALMAIPYALKVLENPMRDVAERYSLLCLSLDMKGWNRLRWIELSALKRPMTQALAFACVLSLGDFGVIALFGNENFRTLPFYLYQQMGSYRNQQGAVTAMLLLILCFLLFTLIERLPGRHAESK; encoded by the coding sequence ATGGCAGAACGCCGTCAGCCATTAATCCCCAACTGGCTATGGCCCGGTGCCATAGCCGCATTGGTTATCCTGCTGGTGGCCTTTTTGGCACTCGGCTCACTGCTGCGCCATGCCCCGGCACTCCAGCTAAAAGCCGTCTGGCAGGATAGCTATTTGTGGCACGTCATCCGTTTCACCTTTTGGCAGGCACTGCTGTCGGCGCTATGTTCCGTGTTACCGGCCATCTTACTTGCCCGCAGCCTTTATCGGCGGCGTTTTCCCGGCAGACAATGGCTGCTGAGACTTTGCGCCATGACACTGGTGCTGCCAGTGCTGGTCGCGGTGTTTGGTATCCTTAGCGTTTATGGCCGCGAAGGCTGGCTCGCCCAACTGTTCGCAGCGTTAGGGCTTCAATACCGTTTCTCGCCTTATGGGCTGCAAGGCATTCTGCTGGCTCATGTGTTCTTTAATTTGCCGCTGGTAACGCGCCTGCTGCTGCAATCCCTTGAAAACATTGCCATCGAGCAGCGCCAGCTTGCCGCTCAGCTTGGCATGAACGGCTGGCAACAGTTTAAATTCGTGGAATGGCCAGCATTAAGACGACAAATTCTCCCCGCCGCCGCGCTGATTTTCATGCTCTGTTTTGCCAGTTTTGCCACTGTGCTATCGCTGGGTGGCGGTCCGAAAGCCACTACCATCGAGCTGGCTATCTATCAGGCTCTGAGTTATGACTACGATTTAGGCCGCGCCGCGCTATTGGCATTGATTCAGCTATTCTGCTGTCTTGGATTGGTGCTGCTGAGCCAGAAGCTCAGTCAGGCGCTGCCGGTTGGGCATACGCACGCCCAGCGCTGGCGCGATCCGGCCGATTCACTGTTTCGCCGATTCAGCGATGGCTTACTTATTCTGCTTGCCCTACTGCTTATCTTGCCGCCGCTGGTGGCCGTCATCCTCAGCGGCTTGAATCATTCCCTGCTCGCCGTGCTACATCAGGAAGCGCTATGGCAATCGCTGTGGATGTCAGTCCGACTGGCCATTGGCAGCGGCCTGCTGTGCCTGCTGCTGGCAATGATGTTGTTATGGAGCAGCCGCGAACTTCGCCTGCGTCAGCGTAATAACTGGGGGCAAAGTCTGGAACTTTCAGGAATGCTGATTTTGGCGATGCCCGGCATCGTACTGGCCACCGGCTTCTTTTTGCTGCTCAGCGACACCAGCGGACTGCCACAGTCACCGTGGATGCTGGTAATTCTCACTAATGCGCTGATGGCTATCCCTTACGCACTGAAAGTTCTCGAAAATCCGATGCGTGACGTGGCCGAGCGCTATTCATTGCTGTGCTTGTCGCTGGATATGAAGGGCTGGAACAGGCTGCGCTGGATTGAATTGAGCGCCCTTAAACGGCCGATGACGCAGGCGCTGGCGTTTGCCTGTGTGCTTTCGTTAGGTGACTTTGGAGTAATCGCGCTATTTGGTAATGAAAATTTCCGTACACTGCCTTTCTATCTCTATCAGCAGATGGGCTCGTACCGCAACCAGCAAGGCGCAGTGACGGCGATGCTGTTACTGATATTATGTTTCCTGCTGTTTACCCTTATCGAAAGATTACCGGGCCGCCATGCTGAATCTAAATAA
- the leuD gene encoding 3-isopropylmalate dehydratase small subunit, producing the protein MAKFITHSGLVIPLDIANVDTDAIVPKQFLQMVTRVGFGQFLFYDWRYLEGQGYTPNPDFILNKPEYQGASILLARENFGSGSSREHAPWALTDYGFHAVIAPSFADIFYNNSFNNQLLPVTLSEEQIDELFTLAKENVGIHFDVDLENQVVRAGDKSYPFEIDSFRRHCMMNGLDSIGLTLQHEDSISAYEKTQPAFMR; encoded by the coding sequence ATGGCAAAATTCATTACCCATAGCGGTCTGGTCATTCCATTGGATATCGCTAACGTCGATACCGACGCCATTGTGCCGAAGCAGTTCCTGCAAATGGTGACCCGCGTAGGTTTTGGCCAGTTTTTGTTCTATGACTGGCGCTATCTGGAAGGTCAGGGCTATACGCCTAACCCTGATTTTATTCTGAATAAACCTGAATATCAGGGTGCCAGCATATTGTTGGCACGAGAAAATTTTGGCAGTGGCTCATCTCGTGAACATGCGCCATGGGCATTGACCGATTACGGCTTCCACGCCGTAATCGCGCCAAGCTTTGCTGATATTTTTTACAACAACTCCTTTAATAACCAGCTATTGCCGGTGACGCTGAGTGAAGAGCAAATTGACGAGCTGTTTACATTGGCGAAGGAAAACGTTGGGATTCATTTCGACGTCGATCTCGAAAATCAAGTTGTGCGCGCTGGCGACAAAAGCTATCCGTTTGAGATAGACAGTTTCCGCCGCCACTGCATGATGAACGGGCTGGATAGCATCGGTCTGACGCTGCAACATGAAGACAGTATCTCGGCCTACGAGAAGACTCAGCCTGCCTTTATGCGTTAA
- the thiB gene encoding thiamine ABC transporter substrate binding subunit, which yields MFKKLLPCLMLVAAPAFAAKPVLTVYTYDSFSADWGPGPAIKKAFEADCGCELKYVPLEDGVSLLNRLRMEGKNSPADVVVGLDNNLLQAAEQTGLFAKPAVDQTQLDIPGGWHDSTFVPYDYGYFAFVYNKDKLKNPPKSLKELVDSPQPWKIIYEDPRTSTPGLGLLLWMQKVYGDKAPEAWQKLAKKTVTVTKGWSEAYGLFLKGESDLVLSYTTSPAYHIIEEKKDNYAAANFSEGHYLQVEVAGQLAASKHPELAAKFMKFVTSPGFQNAIPTGNWMYPVVKLPLPAGYDALTVPSISLQYSAKTVAENRSKWIQAWQNAVSH from the coding sequence GTGTTTAAAAAATTACTGCCCTGCCTGATGCTGGTCGCTGCACCGGCATTCGCTGCCAAGCCTGTTCTCACTGTATACACCTACGACTCCTTCTCCGCCGATTGGGGCCCTGGCCCGGCGATAAAGAAAGCTTTCGAAGCCGACTGCGGCTGCGAGCTGAAATATGTTCCTTTAGAAGATGGCGTTTCACTGCTGAACCGCCTGCGGATGGAGGGGAAAAACAGCCCAGCCGACGTGGTTGTAGGCCTTGATAACAACCTGTTGCAGGCAGCCGAGCAAACTGGCCTGTTTGCCAAACCTGCCGTCGACCAAACTCAGCTCGATATTCCGGGCGGCTGGCACGACAGCACTTTCGTTCCTTACGACTATGGTTACTTCGCTTTCGTCTATAACAAAGACAAACTAAAAAACCCGCCGAAGAGTCTGAAGGAATTGGTCGACAGCCCGCAGCCCTGGAAAATCATCTATGAAGATCCACGCACCAGCACGCCTGGCTTGGGCCTGCTGCTATGGATGCAAAAAGTTTACGGTGACAAAGCGCCAGAGGCCTGGCAGAAGCTGGCGAAGAAGACTGTAACGGTCACTAAAGGTTGGAGTGAAGCCTATGGCCTGTTCCTGAAAGGGGAAAGCGATCTGGTGCTGAGCTACACCACTTCTCCGGCATACCATATTATTGAAGAGAAAAAAGACAACTACGCGGCGGCCAATTTCAGCGAAGGTCACTATCTGCAAGTTGAAGTTGCCGGCCAGCTTGCGGCCAGCAAGCATCCGGAGTTGGCGGCCAAATTTATGAAATTTGTCACCAGCCCGGGTTTCCAGAACGCTATTCCTACCGGCAACTGGATGTATCCGGTGGTGAAATTGCCGCTGCCAGCAGGATATGATGCCCTGACCGTACCGAGCATTTCGCTTCAATACAGCGCCAAAACCGTCGCTGAGAACCGCAGTAAATGGATCCAGGCATGGCAGAACGCCGTCAGCCATTAA
- a CDS encoding DedA family protein, producing MEAYLQHLVAQSVGFALIIVSVVAFFESMALVGLLLPGTVMMATLGTLIGSGQVGLYEAWLAAGLGCFFGDWASYFIGRAFKEPLHNWSFLKRYQSIVDKTGNALEQHSFATVILGRFIGPTRPLVPLLAGMLNLPPYKFAPPNIVGCITWPPVYFLPGILAGVAIDIPHSHESSVFKWALFITVVLIWLSAWLLWRWLRSDKTKSDAVTRWLPLPRLRWVSLLSLAATVISIYMLSKQPLMPIYAHLLYKVITR from the coding sequence TCTACAACATTTGGTCGCTCAGTCAGTGGGTTTCGCACTTATCATTGTTTCTGTCGTGGCATTTTTCGAGTCGATGGCGTTAGTGGGACTGCTGTTGCCCGGCACCGTCATGATGGCGACACTAGGTACGCTGATCGGTAGTGGTCAGGTAGGTCTTTACGAAGCATGGTTAGCTGCAGGACTAGGCTGTTTCTTTGGCGATTGGGCGTCTTACTTTATCGGACGCGCCTTTAAGGAGCCGCTACACAATTGGTCTTTTTTAAAACGTTATCAGTCAATAGTCGACAAAACTGGCAATGCCCTTGAGCAGCACAGCTTTGCGACTGTGATCCTTGGACGCTTTATCGGACCGACCCGACCTTTGGTACCGCTGCTTGCGGGCATGCTCAACCTGCCGCCTTATAAATTCGCCCCGCCAAACATTGTCGGCTGTATCACCTGGCCACCTGTTTATTTCTTGCCGGGTATTCTGGCCGGGGTGGCAATTGATATTCCGCACAGCCATGAAAGCTCGGTGTTCAAATGGGCGTTGTTTATTACCGTGGTGCTGATTTGGCTCAGTGCCTGGTTGCTTTGGCGCTGGCTGCGTTCTGATAAAACAAAATCGGATGCGGTTACTCGATGGTTGCCTTTGCCACGCCTGCGTTGGGTGAGTTTACTGAGCCTCGCGGCGACAGTGATTAGCATCTATATGCTAAGTAAGCAGCCGCTAATGCCGATTTACGCTCATTTGCTCTACAAGGTAATCACTCGGTAA
- a CDS encoding MFS transporter, protein MSSRRLSLIFATFLLVSFLSGIAGALQAPTLSLFLTNEVKVRPLWVGLFYTVNALAGIVISFLLANYSDKKGDRRRLLFYCTLLAIGNSLVFAFSRDYLVLISVGVLLAAIGNASMPQLFALAREYADRSAREVVMFSSMMRATLSLAWVLGPPISFMLALNYGFTLMYLCAAAVFAFGALMVWFFLPSVERIEQPVDEVAVPVSAWKNRDVRLLFIASLLMWTCNIMYIIDMPLYITADMHLPEGLAGLLMGAAAGLEIPVMLIAGTLVKRTGKKRLMLCATLFGVLFYLGIILFQFKAALMILQLFNAIFIGIIAGIGMLYFQDLMPGRAGSATTLFTNSISTGAILAGVLQGTIVENFGHYQVYWAALGLSAIALILMTRVKNV, encoded by the coding sequence ATGTCTTCTCGCCGTTTATCACTTATATTTGCAACTTTCCTGCTAGTGTCTTTTCTGAGTGGAATAGCCGGGGCGCTACAGGCGCCGACTCTCAGTCTGTTTCTCACCAATGAAGTCAAGGTCAGGCCACTGTGGGTCGGGCTGTTCTATACCGTCAATGCGCTGGCCGGGATTGTGATCAGTTTCCTGCTGGCCAACTATTCCGATAAAAAGGGTGATCGTCGCAGGTTATTGTTTTACTGCACTCTTTTGGCGATTGGCAATAGTCTGGTTTTTGCTTTTAGCCGAGATTATCTGGTGCTGATAAGCGTTGGGGTATTGCTGGCCGCGATCGGCAACGCCTCAATGCCACAGTTGTTTGCTCTGGCACGTGAATACGCCGACCGTTCCGCCCGCGAAGTGGTGATGTTCAGCTCGATGATGCGGGCAACGCTGTCGCTGGCCTGGGTGCTGGGACCCCCCATCTCCTTTATGCTGGCGCTTAATTACGGCTTTACCCTGATGTATCTCTGTGCTGCGGCGGTATTCGCCTTTGGCGCGTTGATGGTGTGGTTTTTTCTGCCCTCGGTCGAAAGGATCGAGCAACCGGTCGATGAAGTGGCCGTTCCCGTTAGTGCATGGAAAAATCGTGACGTGAGGCTCCTGTTTATTGCCTCGCTGCTGATGTGGACCTGCAACATTATGTACATCATTGATATGCCCCTATATATCACTGCGGACATGCACTTGCCGGAAGGATTGGCCGGACTATTGATGGGCGCTGCTGCCGGGCTGGAAATTCCGGTGATGCTGATTGCTGGAACACTGGTAAAGCGCACCGGTAAAAAACGTCTGATGCTTTGTGCGACTTTGTTTGGCGTATTGTTTTATTTGGGGATTATCTTGTTCCAGTTCAAAGCAGCGTTAATGATCCTGCAGCTGTTTAACGCGATTTTTATCGGCATTATCGCGGGTATTGGCATGCTGTATTTTCAGGATTTAATGCCGGGCAGGGCAGGTTCAGCGACGACTTTGTTCACCAACAGTATCTCCACCGGCGCTATTTTGGCTGGCGTATTGCAGGGCACGATTGTAGAAAATTTTGGGCATTATCAGGTGTATTGGGCGGCGTTAGGGCTTTCAGCTATCGCGCTAATCCTGATGACCCGGGTTAAAAATGTCTGA
- the thiQ gene encoding thiamine ABC transporter ATP-binding protein ThiQ has product MLNLNKVTYLYEHLPMRFDLHIAAGERVAILGPSGAGKSTLLSLIAGFLSPGLGTIELNQQDHTHSPPAKRPVSMLFQENNLFSHLSVRQNMGLGLHPGLKLDADQKQKLTELAQQVGLKECLDRLPSQLSGGQRQRVALARCLLRSQPILLLDEPFSALDPALRSEMLALLDSVCQQQQLTLLMVSHNLDDAARIAERTLLVVDGRVFYDGPTQALTDGSAPEAAILGMSKIIG; this is encoded by the coding sequence ATGCTGAATCTAAATAAAGTCACTTATTTGTATGAACATTTACCGATGCGCTTTGACCTGCATATCGCTGCCGGCGAACGCGTGGCGATCCTTGGACCCAGCGGCGCAGGAAAAAGCACCCTGCTGAGCCTGATTGCCGGTTTTTTGTCGCCGGGATTAGGCACCATCGAGCTGAATCAGCAGGATCATACTCATTCGCCACCGGCAAAACGTCCGGTTTCGATGCTGTTTCAGGAAAACAATCTGTTTTCGCATCTTTCGGTTCGCCAGAATATGGGGCTGGGGCTGCATCCTGGCCTGAAGCTTGATGCCGACCAGAAACAGAAGTTAACTGAGCTGGCTCAACAGGTTGGGCTAAAAGAGTGTCTGGATCGCCTGCCTTCACAGCTTTCCGGTGGGCAGAGACAACGTGTGGCACTGGCCCGCTGCCTGCTGCGCAGCCAGCCTATTTTACTGCTGGACGAGCCCTTCTCCGCCTTGGATCCGGCCCTGCGAAGTGAAATGCTCGCCCTGCTCGACAGTGTGTGTCAGCAGCAGCAACTTACACTGCTGATGGTGTCGCACAACCTTGACGATGCGGCGCGCATTGCTGAAAGAACGTTACTGGTGGTTGATGGCCGCGTGTTTTATGACGGGCCGACTCAGGCACTGACCGACGGCAGCGCCCCAGAAGCAGCAATATTGGGAATGAGTAAAATTATTGGCTAA
- the leuA gene encoding 2-isopropylmalate synthase, with protein MSEQVIIFDTTLRDGEQALQASLSVKDKLQIAIALERMGVDVMEVGFPVSSPGDFESVQTIARQIKNSRVCALARCVDQDIDVAAEALRVAEAFRIHVFLATSTLHIESKLKRSFDQVLEMAVHSVKRARNYTNDVEFSCEDAGRTPLDNLCCVVEAAIKAGATTINIPDTVGYTTPHQFSGIITNLYERVPNIDKAVISVHCHDDLGMAVGNSIAAIQAGARQVEGTLNGIGERAGNTALEEVIMAIKTRSDYMQVHTNINHKEIYRTSQIVSQITNMPIPGNKAIVGSNAFAHSSGIHQDGVLKNRENYEIMTPESIGLNQVQLNLTSRSGRAAVKHRMQEMGYKESDYNMDHLYSAFLKLADKKGQVFDYDLEALVFINKQQEEPEFYRLDNFSVQSGSSINATASVNLACGEEIQTEAAIGNGPVDAVYEAINRITGYDIELIKYQLTAKGHGRDALGQVDIVVSYQGRRFHGVGLATDIVESSAKAMVHVLNSIWRSKQVEKEKQRLQNDRNSLNDNQNDKLNSKQNNQETV; from the coding sequence ATGAGTGAACAAGTCATTATTTTCGATACTACGCTGCGTGATGGTGAACAGGCACTGCAGGCTAGCCTTAGTGTTAAAGACAAGCTGCAAATCGCCATTGCTCTGGAAAGAATGGGGGTAGACGTGATGGAAGTTGGCTTCCCTGTTTCTTCTCCCGGTGATTTTGAATCGGTACAGACCATCGCCCGCCAGATCAAAAACAGCCGAGTTTGTGCTCTGGCACGCTGTGTTGATCAAGACATTGATGTCGCCGCCGAGGCTCTGCGAGTGGCGGAAGCTTTCCGTATCCACGTATTTTTGGCAACCTCTACCCTGCATATCGAATCGAAGCTGAAACGCTCATTTGATCAGGTATTGGAGATGGCCGTGCACTCAGTCAAGCGCGCCCGTAACTACACCAATGATGTTGAATTCTCTTGTGAAGATGCGGGACGCACGCCGTTGGATAATTTGTGCTGCGTGGTCGAAGCCGCCATTAAAGCCGGAGCTACCACTATCAATATTCCTGATACTGTAGGCTATACCACGCCTCACCAGTTCAGCGGAATCATTACTAATTTGTATGAGCGTGTGCCAAACATCGATAAAGCAGTGATTTCCGTCCACTGTCACGACGATTTGGGCATGGCGGTCGGCAACTCTATTGCAGCGATTCAAGCTGGTGCTCGTCAGGTTGAAGGCACGCTTAACGGTATCGGCGAGCGCGCTGGTAACACCGCGTTGGAAGAAGTGATCATGGCGATTAAAACCCGCTCCGATTACATGCAGGTGCATACCAATATCAATCATAAAGAAATCTACCGCACCAGCCAGATAGTCAGCCAGATAACTAACATGCCAATCCCAGGTAACAAGGCGATTGTCGGCTCCAATGCCTTCGCTCACTCATCGGGAATTCATCAGGACGGCGTTCTGAAAAATCGTGAAAACTATGAGATTATGACCCCGGAATCGATTGGCCTGAATCAGGTACAATTGAACCTGACTTCCCGCTCGGGTCGCGCCGCAGTGAAGCATCGCATGCAGGAAATGGGTTATAAAGAGTCAGACTATAATATGGATCACCTGTATAGCGCGTTTCTGAAACTGGCCGACAAGAAAGGTCAGGTTTTCGATTATGATTTGGAAGCGCTGGTGTTTATTAATAAACAGCAGGAAGAGCCTGAATTCTATCGTCTGGACAATTTCAGCGTGCAGTCTGGTTCTAGCATCAATGCGACTGCCTCGGTGAATCTGGCCTGCGGTGAAGAAATTCAGACCGAAGCTGCTATTGGCAACGGTCCGGTCGATGCAGTTTATGAAGCCATCAACCGCATCACCGGTTATGACATTGAGTTAATTAAATATCAGCTGACGGCGAAAGGTCATGGGCGTGATGCGCTGGGTCAGGTTGATATTGTTGTGTCCTACCAAGGGCGTCGTTTTCATGGAGTTGGATTGGCAACAGATATTGTTGAATCCTCTGCGAAAGCGATGGTGCATGTGCTGAACAGTATCTGGCGCAGCAAGCAGGTAGAAAAAGAGAAACAACGCCTGCAAAACGATCGTAACTCATTGAATGATAATCAGAACGACAAACTGAATAGCAAACAAAATAATCAGGAAACGGTGTGA
- the leuB gene encoding 3-isopropylmalate dehydrogenase: MSKTHHIAVLPGDGIGPEVMAQAYKVLEAVRQRFGLNITTSEYDVGGAAIDKHNTPLPATTVAGCEQADAILFGSVGGPKWEHLPADSQPERGALLPLRKHFKLFSNLRPASLYKGLEEFCPLRSDIAARGFDILCVRELTGGIYFGQPKGREGQGQHEKAFDTEVYHRYEIERIARIAFESARKRRNKVTSIDKANVLQSSILWREVVGEVAKDYPDVTLTHMYIDNATMQLIKDPSQFDVMLCSNLFGDILSDECAIITGSMGMLPSASMNEQAFGLFEPAGGSAPDIAGKDIANPIAQILSLALLLRYSLGAEEAASSIEQAVNQVLEQGHRTGDLANGGHAVGTNEMGDIIASAVAEGA; the protein is encoded by the coding sequence ATGAGTAAGACCCATCATATTGCTGTATTGCCCGGCGACGGAATTGGCCCAGAAGTTATGGCTCAGGCTTATAAGGTGCTTGAAGCTGTTCGCCAGCGTTTTGGTTTAAACATCACCACCAGTGAATACGACGTCGGCGGCGCGGCTATCGACAAACACAACACGCCGCTGCCTGCGACCACCGTTGCTGGCTGTGAACAGGCCGATGCGATTTTATTCGGCTCAGTGGGTGGCCCGAAGTGGGAACATCTGCCCGCCGACTCTCAGCCAGAGCGCGGGGCATTACTGCCTTTGCGCAAGCACTTCAAGCTGTTCAGCAATTTGCGCCCTGCCAGTCTTTATAAGGGTCTGGAAGAGTTTTGCCCGCTGCGCAGCGATATTGCCGCACGCGGTTTCGACATTCTGTGCGTACGCGAACTGACCGGCGGCATCTATTTCGGTCAGCCAAAAGGGCGTGAAGGTCAGGGTCAGCACGAGAAAGCCTTTGATACAGAAGTTTATCACCGTTACGAGATTGAGCGTATTGCTCGCATTGCGTTTGAATCTGCACGTAAACGCCGTAATAAAGTGACATCAATCGACAAAGCCAACGTCTTGCAATCTTCAATTTTGTGGCGTGAAGTGGTCGGCGAAGTGGCAAAAGATTACCCGGACGTGACTCTGACGCACATGTATATCGATAACGCGACCATGCAGTTAATCAAGGATCCGTCACAGTTCGACGTCATGCTTTGTTCCAACCTGTTCGGCGATATTCTGTCTGACGAATGCGCGATCATTACCGGCTCTATGGGCATGTTACCTTCTGCCAGCATGAATGAGCAGGCGTTTGGCCTGTTTGAACCTGCTGGTGGTTCTGCACCAGACATCGCGGGTAAAGATATCGCCAACCCAATTGCGCAAATCCTGTCACTGGCATTGCTGTTACGTTACAGCCTGGGCGCTGAAGAAGCGGCAAGCTCGATTGAACAAGCGGTTAACCAGGTATTGGAACAGGGTCATCGTACCGGCGATTTGGCAAATGGTGGCCACGCCGTAGGGACCAACGAAATGGGCGACATCATCGCGAGTGCTGTTGCCGAGGGGGCGTAA